The Juglans microcarpa x Juglans regia isolate MS1-56 chromosome 8D, Jm3101_v1.0, whole genome shotgun sequence genomic sequence AAATCTATAAATCAATGTAAAGTCTGTAATTTCGTCTAAATTGTCTGAAATGTATAAGAGTCAAATGTAAATGGGTGTTGGAGATAAAACCCTGACTTTAAAGGTAATGTTGAACAATATAGAGTAAgacttataataaaaatttttattcagaAATGAGCATTGATTAGAAAGAGATTTCTAATAAACCTGAAAGAACTCACTAAGAATTACTATGACATTAGTAGCttattatggtctagagttacATCAAAGAGATGTGAAAGGAATTGTAAAGTGAAAGTTTGAAGTCaacaagaaatgaataaaaggaTTACTTAGAAGAGGTCacagattttttgaaaaattggtatctgaaatttgataatactaatattgttttggaattaagaAAAACATTGTTGATGCATATACCTATAAATCAGTGggagtatatttgtatttatagtcatgcatgtatatgattTTTGGCAAATATGAATTATGGTGTGTAGTATGACATTAAAGTTATGTCTCTAAggaattttaaaaatgtatttatgaatgaGACATCCTTTGTAATTGGGATTGAATCTTAATACGAAGACGATAATTGTTAGGATTGTCTCAGTATAGTTATATAGATTTTAGAAAGATTTTACATAAAGaattgttgttcaatagatgctttaaaaataaaatgtgatatgcTCAGTATTTTATAGTGTCCTCAAAATGATTAGATTGTTAAgaaaattttgtatatgattgttataataaatctAATGATTACACAAACTTGTGTAAAGTTGAATGTCAGTTTTTCAGTTGACATTCTTGGTTGTTGCCAAAGTAACTGAAGGATGTTTGACCCAAAAGCTGTGAAAAGAGTGCAAggttatttgcaagaaattaaaaactatattgtTGCTTTAAGAATAACTGATACTCTTAAGGTAACTAGATATTCATACCTTAATTTGTGGAATTACTCTAATGATGGAAAATACAGTTATGGTTATGTATGTAACTATTtagtagagttattttatggaaaagtatGAGGTAAATCTCTTATTGCTTCATGTGCAATAGGGACTAAATTTGTGGTATGCTTTGAGGCCACAATAATGGTATCTGACTGAGGAAATTTATCTTAGAACTTGAAATTGTCGACTTATAACCAAGCCGCTAAGAAAGTATTGTAAGAATtgctcataatatttttctctgaatgataaatatttaatgaaaatttaaatacataagtgttaAGGAGAAATTACAGAAACAAATATGTCCATAACAATAGTGTGTTAATGATTATAGTTTAAGGGACATGTTGAAAAGATGAGTCATATGCTTATACCCATTTTGTGAATATGTTAAAGAGATCATTGATATGCTGAGTATTTTGTTACTAGAAATTGAAAGAtatctattatggttgtttctatttttttttttttttttacactttataTGTACATAGAATGGTGTGgatgaatgatgacaagataatTTCTCCGATAGACATAAATTGGAACCCAAGGTATTATGGTATTAACTTTAATTGTCCCAATTAAATATCGTGTTAACTTAAGTTACTAGTGTTGTGGTATATGAAAGGAAATTTGTTGATCATATAATAGAGGACCACCATGACTCGCATTGGTAGCTGGTTTAACATTGATATTTCCGCACTCATGGAACGTATTTTGAGTTATGAAAGTTTCAGGAAATGAATATGCGTAGTATGGTTAATTTCCTATGATAAACccatgaatgaaaaatattattttatgggtgTATGagccaagtgggagaatgtaagaGTTTATTTAAACTCTGTGTCCCACACAcccatcttgatagagtttggaATAGCTCAAAACTTATAAGCGAATAGATGAATtataatgggataagaaaaCTCTTAAAAGATAAGATTAATTCTATATCTCAAATCACAGTCAAATACAAAGTCTTAGATTCTTGATggttataagtttataaatagtactgaggggttaaagggttctcacctaTAATATTAGAGTGCTTCTAATCATTGAGAGACACTTGTGAGACTAAATTGTTAGggtgatcattctctcatagtcagattaatttcttcatcaaacatATGAAGAATGTACGTCTTTTTGCTACTGTTGTTTTcttattgtggatcatagaaaCTGAAAGatctaattattaatgttcatgttaaaatatttaacaaccTCTTAGAAAATTAACTACGTTTTTGAATCACTTTagaatttatttagtttgcctCTACTTCCATCATGCTTGTTTCTGTAGCAAGATTTGCGTATGATCACGTAATGGTTGGTATGTGAAAATCACATTAAAGTCTGTAAAGCTCCCACAGATGGCGCCACTGTAAAGGATGTGTTTCACACTACCAACCACACGGATGACATGCGACAATAGAGATGCAGCACTGGTTGCCCTAGGGAAACTCCAATGCTTAAGTCAAAGATACAGTATAAGAATAAGTATATGTAAAGATGAAGTGAAGTGCTTGTTACCTCTCGTaggttatttatagaaggacATGGACATGGCGTGATGACAATTGACTTTAATCACCACTTCCATGTGTGTATCCTTCATGATCTCTTATTAACTAGAGATAATATCTCTTATTTTGTAGGAGTTATCTTGTCTAAGATGATCGTATCCAACTGTGGGTCGAATCTCCAACTCTCTGGGAGTTATCTGTCATGGGGTCGTGGTTATGGGCTCTTTGGTCATGGCCTTCTCAACCCTAAGCTAAAGCTTTGGGCCTACTTCCTAGTCATGAACTTGGTTACCGAGGATCCAAATATCCCCAACAGAtactttaaagtttaaactcTTTTTGGGAAGATTGTAAGGTTTGACCATGATTTGTTCTGAGAGTAGTTGTTATTTGGTTTGATAGTTGCTATTATTATACTTGGATTTCTAGGGTCCATTGGTTTTCCAATTGGACAGTGTGTGTAAGATATTTTTCTCCCTTGCGTTCTTatactaattataaaatagaatagtgtattttttttttttgtgtggctATTTTCAGTTTATTTCTTGTGTCAgttattgtaatattttctaattaagaTATTGCTCGGTCATGTAAGTTAATATTTACTACTTTTAGatttggttatttatttatttattattattttttaaccaaaagAACTGCTTGCTAGTATAGTCTGGGATAAGTAAAGATTGCACTTGGATAACCGCATCATTATATCCAGttttgtctctctttttttctttgttttttttttgtttttttgttttgtttttttatcagaaCCTGTATGTTTATGGAGTAATTTCAGTTCTTGTAATTTACGGCGTAATTTCAGGATTTGTAGTTTCTGGAGTAATTTCAGCACTTCATGTATATTTCGGAGTAATTTCAGCACTTCACGAGTTTTGCTATTAATTATCTTCACACATGCACAAtacttatctttatttatttttattttgttaattttttttttagttttattcttcataaactaattaaatttttctacttatTATCTATAGACCACACgttatataagagaaaaaaaaaattatatatatatttcactgGTTCATAATTAATTGCGGCGACTTTACCTCACACTTGGCCAAGTCGTGAAAGGGCTACTACCAATAGCATCATAAGGGAAATTGTTATGGCCGCAGAGCTGCCTTTGTTTTTCATCTAATGGAAATTGTCAATACATGATAGTTGAGAGCATAAACAAAACGTCCCAATTTCATCAATCTTTCTTGCTGAAATAGTTGGATCATTTATAAGCTTGTCTGTacagtaatatatactattgagtctatttcatatatttatctttttctttttttattatttgaaaatcttaaATTTCGACAAATCGTGCAATACATTCTTTTTCGGGAGACATGAAGAGGAGGCTTGCacatataagaaatattttatttataaaatgatcttataaaaataaatttacaatctgatTTGACTTAATATACTGGTACGTTagattttaaagttatatttattataaaatagatctaatttattaaatatactaGTAcgttagattttaaaattatatttattgtaaaataaatctaatctattatatgaaataatgtcaGTTAATGAGATTGTTCTTGTGAGGTATCTTTATAACAGTAATACTGGTGAGGAGATGACAAGATGAAATGGAGTTGAGGAAAAGACAAGTGAAGTAACAAATCCAAGTGACACATCCTTAAACAATAATTGGTATAGAGAAAACACATGTTTGATCGTTTTGAAGAACAAAATAGTTAGCTATGAAGAAACACACGTTTGGCTCTGATCACTTTCCAAGATCACCCAACTGTTTGATGAGCTCACCCAAATTTGTATCTGAACTTCCTCCTTTAACTGCACTTGCGGCTGCAGCACTCAGTTCTTTGGCCAGAACCCTCTCTGGCCTAGTCTCTTCAACTGAGATGGCCAACAACCGAGCCAACTCGGCTGGCTCGGGAATGTTCTGAGTGCCCTCACAAGCTCTGATTGCAACCCCTAACTCATCCACCAACAACTTTGCGTTCGCGTACTGGTCCGCACCCATTGGCCATGTCAACATCACAACTCCCGCAGTGATCCCCTCCAGCACCGAGTTCCACCCGCAGTGAGTCACGAACGCACCCACGGCTCGGTGGCTCAGTATTGAGACCTGCGGCGCCCATCCCCTTATTACAAATCCTCTGCCACCCATGCGATCTTCGAACCCATTAGGAATCACGCCATGATCAGCATTCGCCTGCTTCTTCTCGTCTTCGCGAGGCACCCTCACGCACAAAACAAACTGGACGCCGCTTTGCTCTAACCCAGCAGTCAGCACATCCATTTGCCTTTGTGTCAACACCGCACGGCTACCGAAGCAGACATAGACAATTGAGTTGTTCGGACGAGCATCCAACCAATTCATTAGCTCATGGCACGGAACAGAGCTTACTCCACCTCTAACAATGTATTCCTTTAAATCACCGTTCTCAGGAGGCAAAACGGGTCCTACGGCCCACACCCGATCATTTCCGAGTTCTTTCTTCATATGCATAAAGTAAACGCGCTCCAACTCGACGAACGAGTTGAACACCATCCCCCAACTCACCGTATTGGCCATCATGTCGTTTCTAAAAAATTCCAAATCCGAGTCcccttttattcttttataatgtGCAGGGATCTGCCACCATGGGAATGCTGGAGAGTTCGGGATTTTCGGAAACGAAACTTGGAAATTGATATCCTGATCATCGTTTTCCGGTGGATCGTGACACAGAGAGAGAGCAACGGACATCCCAAAGGCACCAGAAGGTGAGAAGACTAACCGTGGAACGCCGAGCTCGCACGCTAGGTCGTTTGTCCAGCCGAGAAAGAAATCGGATATAACAGCCACAGGAGGTGAGGAATGAGATCGGAACCATTGGAGGAGGATAGGATAGTGAAGGTCACGTAAGGCGCGCATGGTAGCAAGGAGCCTCTTTTGCGGAGGAGCTGTAATATCAGGGGATGGGAGAACTAAGTGTTTAAGAGAAGACGGGTGTGTGGAGATGTAAGGTTGAAGCAGAGGAAGGTTAGAGGTGGTGACAAAAACGGTGACAGTGAGGCCGCGGGTGAGCAGGCGGTGGGCGAGGTCGAGCAAAGGTATAATATGGCCTGAGGTTGGGTACGGATAAGCGGCGATGTGCACGCCATTGGTGGACATGATTGAGATCGAAACTTTGGGGTCGCTATTCGGTGGGCAATGGCTCTAAACCTTCAGAAGCTCGTGCTGCTTATACataagagagatagagagagagagagagagagagagagagtcgtgtGGGATTCGTCAACTTTATATGCGGCCGGTGATAGTGATGGGCTGTGATAACATTTTTATTGCTTTTCCCGATCTGCTTAGACTATTTGGTTGACgattttatggttttttatttatgttctcACTTGGTTTGCGTCATGACTGACGTCTTTACATTCACAGCCAATCTATCCatgaaaaagaggaaaataaatagtatttcATGATCATAATGGTAcgttctctcttttctttttgctcgGCCAGAATCTATGTCGATCGTTGAAAATTCCCGTGAACATCGTGTTTTGTATACCTaacaaagttaaaataattttgacgGAGATATTCACATGCAAACACAGAAGAGAAGGTGGACTCGTAGTGGTCCGTAGAACCTCCAATGCCTAAGTTATGCTCGTGTCTTTAGAGTATTGTCATTCTAATTATAGAGTTGGAATGAAAGGCATTTTTGAGCTTTCAAAAGAGGTTAAATTCAAGCTCAAAATTGTTGATGTGTAAAAAATTGTACAACAGACTGGaatgggagaaagagtcattcctgGTCTACTAAGACGATTCGAGCCTCAATCAGTGTTGTTTGGAGCCATCGGCAGTGGTTTGTTGCAGTTGTACGGTATCGGTACATACATCCATGGCGATAAATAGAAAACAAGTGAAGAGTAAATAGAGAGAAAGGGACACAcaaatttacatggttcggTGTGTTGCCTATGTCCACAAGCGTTTGGGGAGGGAAAATCTATTATCATATGCTTCCTTACAGTCCCTTGtagtctctcatttctcactgtacaatgagTGCTGTAGATCTACTTACTGGGGAAGATATTCTCTCTAGAGCTCTTCctctagaggttgaagaagttgaagaagaagccCCCTTGAAGTCGTCTGGACCTCCCCTTTCATCTGATCCTCTTCCCATGTGCGCCTCAGTAGTTGGTGAGGATGTCCGCTCTGCGTTTCTGACCCCCTCTCCCTTTCTCATTGTCTCCTGACACCCCTTGCCTCTGACACCCTCCTTGCTTCTAACTCCCCATGCCTCCTGACACCCTCCTTGCTACCCTTCTTGTCTCTTAGTGGTAACCTGGTGGGCTAGATATTTTAGCCCCTCACAATTTCCAGCAATTCTTAAGGGCAATTTGTCCCAACAAAAACCTTGAGAATCTTTAGAGGTAAAATATGCAGTTGAACTGATCCGCCCCAGtccataaagaaataaattctaGGAGGTGGCTCCTGTTCATTCGTTCCTCTCACATTAAGCCCGCGGGATCAGGCAGGAGATGAGCTCGACCACATGAAATGTGAGTGCGGGACTAATCTTGGCAAGGCAAGCGGGACCTAGGCTTGATAGCATGAAACGTGAGCGCGAGGCTCGTCTTGGCGAGGCAAGTAGGAGATAGGCTCAACCGCATGAAATGTGAGCGTGGAGCTTAGGTGtggcgggagatgtactcgatcGTGTAAGATGCGAGCACAAAACTAGGGTATGGCGGTAGGTATACTCGACCTCGTAAAGTGTGAGCGCGAGGCAAGCGGGAGAGAGGCTCAACCGCATGAAGTGCAAGCGTGCAACTTGGGTGTGGCGGAAGATGTACTCTACCGCGTAAGATGCGAGCATAGAGCTCAACTGTGGCGGGAGGTGTACTCGACGTTATTGGAAAGTGTATGTTCACCCGATGTTTTCGATTTCAATTTTGTTGGTGTTGGAGTTTGTATGAAGTAGCCTATCCAAAGTGGTTAGAAGGCACATCGGCGCCCTGGGTCCATCTTAGGCCGTTGCCAAGCCCGTCAGCTCATTCCCTAAGGTAACCAGCATAAGGTGGTTGTGAAGCTTAGAGGCTTGTTAACTCCAAAGGCTAGTTGCCGGAGGTAACCCACTGGCAGTGGTTATGGCTCGAGTGTAACACTcagtgagtctagggactcgtaTCAGTGCGAAGGTCGAAaagtctagggacttgtatCCGAATGGCCTTCCGGGTGATTCGTAGGACTAGTGTTCGGCCAAAACTTCGCgatgagtctagggactcggcttgATGGCACGAAGGTCTGCAAGTCTAAGGACTTGTGTCCGACAAGTTGTTGATGGGGTAGAGATCGGAAGGCCTTGGTCCTAGCAAATGCATCGTAACAAGTCTAGAGACTCGGCTTGTAGCATGAAgatcggcaagtcaagggacttgtgtctgaTTGGCTGTTAATGGGTAGAGCTCAGAAGGCCTAGgccctagccaatgcatcatggcgagtctagagactcgactttggtggctCGAGGGTTGACAAGTCTACGAACTCGTGTTCAACCATTGTGTCGcagcaagtctagggactcggctttgCTGGCTCGATGCGCTTGTTCATGCTAGAAAAGGTCAACTCGGTCAGCGTACATGACCCAAATCACAAAGTGGGTGGCGAACCTATATTGCTCTGCTGGAGTGCAGTGAAGGTTGGAGATGTGCCATTGTTTAGGCCAGCAGGTTGTCACGTCTCAGCGATGAAGAAGATTTGGGTGCTTGCGATGCCAAGCAACTTATTCAGAGAGTTTTGGTTGTTGTAGTCGATTATTGCTTGACTGAAATCGGTTGAGCAGACTTGGGCCAGTAAGTTGGTGGAGCACGTTACATGGGCAATGCAACATGCGTTGGGGCCAGGGTTGTTCCTTGTTCTCCACTACGTGTACCGTGCATGGCTCTTGCATTTGGCATCTTCCACATGTGTAGCACACACTCAAACACTGGCTGTTAGCTATCAGGAAGTTGCCAGCCGAGTGAAGTGACCTTGCccacatgcacaatatattgGGATGTCTGGCCCGTGCCTGTGGCTGGGTACGTGGCTGGTGTTCCACATCATAAGAAGCAGTTTTTTCAGTGGAAGTAAATTCACACAAATTTTGAGAGAGACAAACCGGGGAGTTTTAGTCGCTGTAGTCAATTTTTGCTTGGTTGAAAATTGCTCGCAACTAGTTACAATTTCTTCGCCTTCCTCCCtatcttcgtcttcttcttctctctcttttttttatttgtttgattttttacaTACATTAGGAACCCATGTAGTAGCATGTAACTTTCTCGCGCTACAAGCCTTGGCCACGTGGGTGACTGTGCAATGTATGGCCCGATGAGTCCCGTGAAGTCAAGTTGCTGCACCTGATCAAATGGGTCTCGAGCAAAGGAGAACCTGTGCAGATGAGTCTCGAGCAAAGGAGAATTCGCGCAACACCATATCCTGTCCTGAGCAAAGAAGTCCCATGCAGCACCATATCCAATCCTGACTAAAGGCGTCACGTACAGATGAGGCAAGTCCAAGCAGGTGAGTCCCAACAAAAGGAGTCTCGAGTAGAGGAAGTGGTCGTCTACCATGGGCTAGCCAAGGAAGGTCTCGGTCTGAGGAGGGACGCTCGCCACTAGGTGGCCAAACAACCACTTGGGTCAAGCTGGGGTGCCCATGGAGTGTCTTGCCGGCGACAGAAATCGTCGGTGAGCTTGGCAGTTCCAGGTGGTGACCCCCTAGCTCTTGGGTGTCTTGGGAAAGGGGGCCCCGTGCACAAGGCATCGTGTGCCAGTTGCCCCCTGCAACGCACGGTACAGTGTACACGTCCCTCGTCGACGGGGAACGTCCATGAGGGGATAGAAACTGCCAACTGGCCGCGTGGTGGCCGCCAGCTGGTCCAGTTCAGCAAGCTCACGGCCTAGCCATCAGCCTCTCGAGTGCACGTTGCCATGCACTCGTTAGGCGCTCCATGCTTAGTACCCGATGGTCGGGATGAGCTGGTCCAAGACAAAAACTTCCAAGTGGTCCACCGGCAGGTTCATTGGGTCGGCAATTGTTCTCTGTGCATCACACATCTCGTGCTACGGCAAACAGGGCATGGCACCATGCTCGGCTTGCTCCCCGTTCACTGGTGGTGGCCGattggaataaaaaacttttagcAGCCCAAGTGGTGGCTATCCGGGAGGGGGGGCTCACAACCTAGCTGCTGTTAGCCTCTCTGGTGCACGTGGGCAATGCTCAGCAGTTGCCCACCGTGCACGACGTGCACAACCATCATCTCCGGTGATCACCACGGCCGCAACAGACAATGCCGGCGGCCTCCATGGTGGCCAAGAGATTTCTTTGGTTGGCCAATGGTGTGTGTCCAAGGTGGGTCTCGGATGCACTACCATGCATGGCATTGTGTGTGTCATGCATGGCCAGTTCGTGCATGGTACAGTGCCCTCCCATGTGCACAGTTTTGTGCGCTTAAGTGTACTATATCGTGGCATGCACAATGCATTCTGCTAACAACTTGAGAAGTTATGTGTCTGGGCAAAGTACCTCTCATGTGAATTGTGCTCGCCATGTACCCCTTCTTTGCATGGTGCATCCCAAGTGTACAAAGTTTAGTGACGATGAGCTTGGGTTCTTGCCTGGGAGAGAAGCTCACTCGcccattttcttgcaactgtatttttcataaatataaaagttgaaaaattaagGACACTTATCTGGGAGAATGTTGTCTACTTGTCTTGTAATTTTTGAGCATACTAGAAAATCATCCTTATCCCACATTCGGCATAAAAGAGTAAATCAGATCGCACAGATGGCATTAACTATTGATGTGTGaaaaatcgcacaacaggcCGGAAGGGGAGAAAAAGCCATTCATGGCCCGCTGAGATGATT encodes the following:
- the LOC121243612 gene encoding UDP-glycosyltransferase 89B2-like, with translation MSTNGVHIAAYPYPTSGHIIPLLDLAHRLLTRGLTVTVFVTTSNLPLLQPYISTHPSSLKHLVLPSPDITAPPQKRLLATMRALRDLHYPILLQWFRSHSSPPVAVISDFFLGWTNDLACELGVPRLVFSPSGAFGMSVALSLCHDPPENDDQDINFQVSFPKIPNSPAFPWWQIPAHYKRIKGDSDLEFFRNDMMANTVSWGMVFNSFVELERVYFMHMKKELGNDRVWAVGPVLPPENGDLKEYIVRGGVSSVPCHELMNWLDARPNNSIVYVCFGSRAVLTQRQMDVLTAGLEQSGVQFVLCVRVPREDEKKQANADHGVIPNGFEDRMGGRGFVIRGWAPQVSILSHRAVGAFVTHCGWNSVLEGITAGVVMLTWPMGADQYANAKLLVDELGVAIRACEGTQNIPEPAELARLLAISVEETRPERVLAKELSAAAASAVKGGSSDTNLGELIKQLGDLGK